The Xanthobacter flavus genome includes a window with the following:
- a CDS encoding LacI family DNA-binding transcriptional regulator, with product MEGAKGPQGRRLPAARDAAEPADLPDEAPLAGGIRVRLKDVAAHAGVSRATVSLVLRKSPLVKAETRAKVEEAMAGLGYVYNRSAANLRSGASRTVGLVLCEITTPNFAQLTAGIDEVLGTEGYMAFIGNAAEDAARQREVLVRMQEHGVDGLVVVASENTRADALEEGACARMPCVLAQRRVEGFPADYVGPDYGAGMELITEHLIALGHRNIAFIGGVRRIAPLAERMAGFHRALRRHKLKSGAVVPCAVIDRSSGYTAARELLAKGDIPSAIVCYNDVVAFGVMLALDERGLVPGRDVAVVGCDDVDEAGLHRPALTIFTTDPRVVGREAARLLLRRIAHPERPREEIIIPPRLVIRQSCGAGTVAKRPTGGAR from the coding sequence GTGGAGGGTGCCAAGGGGCCGCAGGGCCGCCGCTTGCCGGCCGCCCGCGATGCTGCCGAACCGGCCGATCTGCCGGACGAGGCGCCGCTTGCCGGCGGCATCCGGGTGCGGCTGAAGGACGTGGCGGCCCATGCCGGCGTCTCCCGCGCCACGGTCTCCCTCGTCCTGCGCAAGAGCCCGCTGGTGAAGGCGGAGACCCGCGCCAAGGTCGAGGAGGCCATGGCCGGCCTCGGCTATGTCTATAATCGCAGCGCCGCCAATTTGCGCTCCGGCGCCTCGCGCACGGTGGGCCTCGTTCTGTGCGAGATCACCACCCCCAACTTCGCCCAGCTCACCGCCGGCATCGACGAGGTGCTGGGCACCGAAGGCTACATGGCCTTCATCGGCAACGCCGCCGAGGACGCCGCCCGCCAGCGCGAGGTGCTGGTGCGGATGCAGGAGCATGGCGTCGACGGGCTGGTGGTGGTGGCCTCCGAGAACACCCGCGCCGACGCGCTGGAGGAGGGGGCCTGCGCGCGCATGCCCTGCGTGCTGGCGCAGCGTCGCGTGGAGGGCTTTCCCGCCGATTATGTCGGCCCGGACTACGGCGCCGGCATGGAGCTGATCACCGAGCACCTGATCGCGCTCGGACATCGCAACATCGCCTTCATCGGCGGCGTGCGCCGCATCGCGCCGCTGGCGGAGCGCATGGCCGGCTTTCACCGCGCGCTGCGCCGCCACAAGCTGAAGAGCGGCGCTGTGGTGCCCTGCGCGGTCATCGACCGCTCGTCGGGCTATACCGCGGCGCGCGAGCTTCTGGCCAAGGGGGACATCCCCTCGGCCATCGTCTGCTACAACGACGTGGTGGCTTTCGGCGTCATGCTCGCCCTCGACGAGCGCGGCCTCGTGCCGGGCCGGGACGTGGCCGTGGTCGGCTGCGACGACGTGGACGAGGCGGGCCTGCACCGCCCCGCGCTCACCATCTTCACCACCGATCCCCGCGTAGTCGGGCGCGAGGCCGCGCGGCTGCTGCTGCGCCGCATCGCCCATCCGGAGCGTCCGCGCGAGGAGATCATCATTCCGCCCCGCCTCGTCATCCGCCAGTCGTGCGGCGCGGGGACGGTTGCCAAACGCCCGACAGGAGGCGCGAGATGA
- the greA gene encoding transcription elongation factor GreA, which yields MSVAFTRENDLEATAADLPDRPISPHPNLVTASGLAALDVALAEARAAYAEAQTGDVQADRTAMARATRDLRYYGARRASAQLIETPPHPETVQFGTTVTLDREDGRRQTFRIVGEDEADPAKGSVSYVSPLAAAVMGKAVGDVAMVAGRDVEVIAIA from the coding sequence ATGTCCGTTGCCTTCACGCGTGAGAACGACCTCGAAGCCACCGCCGCCGATCTTCCGGACCGGCCCATCTCGCCGCATCCGAACCTCGTGACGGCGAGCGGCCTTGCCGCGCTCGATGTAGCGCTGGCCGAGGCGCGCGCCGCCTATGCCGAAGCGCAAACCGGCGACGTGCAGGCGGACCGGACGGCGATGGCGCGGGCAACGCGCGACCTGCGCTATTACGGAGCGCGCCGGGCCAGCGCCCAGCTCATCGAGACCCCGCCCCATCCCGAGACCGTCCAGTTCGGCACCACCGTGACCCTCGACCGCGAGGACGGCCGCCGCCAGACCTTCCGCATCGTCGGCGAGGACGAGGCCGACCCGGCGAAGGGCTCGGTGTCCTACGTCTCGCCGCTTGCCGCCGCCGTAATGGGCAAGGCGGTGGGGGACGTGGCCATGGTGGCGGGGCGCGACGTGGAAGTCATCGCCATCGCCTGA
- a CDS encoding GlcG/HbpS family heme-binding protein — MNRLLLAAAVSATFATLAGPVAAQALQERNMPLAIALDIAREGVAACAAQGYNVSVAVVDRAGVLRAFARADNAGPHTVEAARRKAFTSASTRTPTTVIVENVQKNPASAQLVAIDGFLVLGGGVPVKVGNETIGAVGIGGAPGGHLDEACAVAAIAKVESQLK, encoded by the coding sequence ATGAACCGCCTCCTCCTCGCCGCCGCCGTGTCCGCCACCTTCGCCACGCTCGCCGGCCCCGTCGCGGCCCAGGCGCTGCAGGAGCGGAACATGCCGCTGGCCATCGCCCTCGACATCGCCCGCGAGGGTGTCGCGGCCTGCGCGGCGCAGGGCTACAACGTGTCGGTGGCGGTCGTGGACCGCGCCGGCGTCCTGAGGGCCTTCGCCCGCGCCGACAATGCCGGCCCGCACACGGTCGAGGCGGCGCGCCGCAAGGCCTTCACCTCCGCCTCCACCCGCACCCCGACCACCGTGATCGTCGAGAACGTGCAGAAGAACCCCGCCTCTGCGCAGCTCGTGGCCATCGACGGCTTCCTGGTGCTGGGTGGAGGCGTGCCGGTGAAGGTGGGCAACGAGACCATCGGTGCGGTCGGCATCGGCGGCGCCCCCGGCGGCCATCTGGACGAGGCCTGTGCTGTCGCCGCCATCGCCAAGGTCGAATCCCAGCTCAAGTGA
- a CDS encoding response regulator transcription factor — translation MSAPRVYLVDDDAAVRQALSLLLSTYGMTVEAFADPETFLAHVDEDRPGCLLLDLRMPMISGIQLKEKLAARGIDWPAVMITGHGDVNACRRAFRAGVVDFLTKPVDEQVLLDALGVAARALDALMERREAAALLASLTEREREVLDMVCRGWATKEIAAALSISPRTIDAHRANIGEKLGTSSVADFVRMTLNARALGSSTDLAR, via the coding sequence GTGAGCGCGCCCCGCGTCTATCTCGTCGATGACGATGCCGCCGTGCGGCAGGCCCTCTCCCTGCTGCTCTCCACCTACGGCATGACGGTTGAGGCCTTCGCCGATCCCGAGACCTTTCTCGCCCATGTGGATGAGGACCGCCCCGGCTGCCTGCTGCTGGATCTGCGGATGCCGATGATCTCGGGCATCCAGCTCAAGGAGAAGCTCGCCGCGCGGGGCATCGACTGGCCGGCGGTGATGATCACCGGCCATGGCGACGTGAACGCCTGCCGCCGGGCCTTTCGCGCCGGGGTGGTGGACTTCCTGACCAAGCCGGTGGACGAGCAGGTGCTGCTCGACGCCCTCGGCGTCGCCGCCCGCGCCCTCGACGCGCTCATGGAGCGGCGGGAGGCGGCCGCCCTCCTCGCCAGCCTCACGGAACGCGAGCGGGAAGTGCTGGACATGGTGTGCCGCGGCTGGGCGACGAAGGAGATCGCCGCCGCCCTCAGCATCTCCCCCCGCACCATCGATGCGCACAGGGCCAACATCGGCGAGAAGCTCGGCACCTCCTCCGTCGCCGATTTCGTGCGCATGACACTCAATGCCCGCGCGCTCGGTAGTTCTACCGATCTCGCCCGGTGA
- a CDS encoding sensor histidine kinase, which produces MIRRTFAVRSVAVLLVIWVGLVAAFATLAIRNNLSRADADVQAEGVALHRLLSQRVAQHDAHLTSLAALVQATDPPPVETIRQVAAGIMRYYKRILSIRVLELTDAGAIETVVAVPADLARRPLPMFAQLVFGQRTGEARYYVEAASADRYFLGKRAGSGRRLAIILEIDSGGLLMAEDRLSSDRLAMSLGPHPLNGQPPAVEPGAFATLTFFRAADSATQPVNLGIERPMTLYKAIAPVPLAAFALVSLLVLFAGRYTLIQRHEARRSRQLAALAEERSRLLERETQLAHAARVNSLGELASGIAHELTQPLTALLSQSQAALRLSGPDGDPARLSEALDANVREARRAGEILRRMRDYIARRASERVAVDVNDVVDDAATLARADLARRDITLELDLERPMPRANADPVELEQVLHNLIRNAADSLQERDGREKRILIRTFDAGDMVAIRVSDTGKGIPADVMPRLFEPFFSTKSEGMGLGLSLCATLVERAGGTIEAEAKPGEGASFVISLPALPERQIAAQ; this is translated from the coding sequence GTGATCCGGCGTACCTTTGCCGTCAGGTCCGTCGCCGTGCTCCTCGTGATCTGGGTCGGTCTCGTCGCGGCTTTCGCGACGCTCGCCATCCGGAATAATCTGTCTCGCGCCGATGCGGATGTTCAGGCCGAGGGCGTCGCCCTGCACCGGCTCCTGTCCCAGCGCGTGGCCCAGCACGACGCCCATCTCACCAGCCTCGCCGCCCTCGTGCAGGCGACCGATCCGCCGCCGGTGGAGACCATCCGGCAGGTGGCCGCCGGGATCATGCGCTATTACAAGCGCATCCTCTCCATCCGGGTGCTGGAGCTGACCGACGCGGGGGCCATCGAGACCGTCGTGGCCGTCCCCGCCGATCTGGCCCGCAGACCCTTGCCCATGTTCGCCCAGCTGGTGTTCGGGCAGAGAACGGGCGAGGCACGCTATTATGTGGAGGCCGCCTCCGCCGATCGCTATTTTCTCGGCAAGCGCGCCGGCAGCGGCCGACGTCTGGCCATCATCCTGGAGATCGACTCGGGCGGCCTGCTGATGGCCGAGGATCGGCTCTCCAGTGATCGCCTCGCCATGAGCCTCGGGCCGCACCCGCTGAACGGCCAGCCGCCGGCGGTGGAGCCCGGCGCATTCGCGACCCTCACCTTTTTCCGCGCCGCCGACAGCGCCACCCAGCCGGTGAACCTCGGCATCGAGCGGCCGATGACCCTCTACAAGGCCATCGCGCCGGTGCCGCTCGCCGCCTTCGCACTGGTGTCGCTGCTCGTCCTGTTCGCGGGGCGCTACACGCTCATCCAGCGGCACGAGGCCCGCCGCTCCCGGCAGCTCGCGGCGCTGGCGGAGGAGCGAAGCCGGCTTCTGGAACGCGAGACGCAGCTCGCCCACGCCGCGCGGGTCAATTCGCTGGGCGAGCTCGCCTCGGGCATCGCCCACGAGCTGACCCAGCCGCTCACCGCCTTGCTGAGCCAGAGCCAGGCCGCGCTGCGCCTGTCCGGGCCGGACGGCGATCCCGCCCGACTGTCCGAGGCGCTCGACGCCAACGTGCGTGAGGCGCGCCGGGCCGGCGAGATCCTGCGGCGGATGCGCGACTACATCGCCCGCCGCGCCAGCGAGCGCGTCGCCGTGGACGTGAATGACGTGGTGGACGACGCGGCGACCCTCGCCCGCGCCGACCTCGCAAGGCGGGACATCACGCTGGAGCTGGACCTGGAGCGGCCCATGCCCCGCGCCAATGCGGACCCGGTGGAACTTGAGCAGGTGCTGCACAATCTCATCCGCAACGCCGCCGACAGCCTGCAGGAGCGCGACGGGCGGGAAAAGCGCATCCTGATCCGCACCTTCGATGCCGGCGACATGGTGGCCATCCGCGTCAGCGATACCGGCAAGGGCATTCCGGCGGATGTGATGCCCCGGCTGTTCGAGCCCTTCTTCTCCACCAAGAGCGAGGGCATGGGGCTGGGCCTGTCCCTGTGCGCCACGCTGGTGGAGCGGGCGGGCGGCACCATCGAGGCCGAGGCCAAGCCGGGAGAGGGGGCGTCCTTCGTCATCAGCCTTCCCGCCTTGCCGGAACGGCAGATAGCGGCCCAGTGA
- the oxyR gene encoding DNA-binding transcriptional regulator OxyR — translation MTLRELQYLIALADTRSFRRAAELCSVSQPTLSTQIRKLEEELGVALIERTPRKAMLTPAGRDAVERARRILTEVDQLKEAARRSRHAEGGALKLGVFPTLGPYLLPHVVPLIRQRFPELELLLFEEKSANLIQRLNVGTLDAAFLALPVHDTHFHSEFLFEEPFLLAVPGSHSLARRDTLEVAELAGQNLMLLEEGHCLRDQALDVCHQTGAREKSEFRATSLETLRQMVAAGVGITLLPMLATRHPVPPAQNIHLLAFTDSRPSRQIALLWRKTSALGQLLHQVADICRGLPDELLAARH, via the coding sequence ATGACCCTGCGCGAGCTGCAATATCTCATCGCCCTCGCCGACACCCGCAGCTTCCGCCGCGCGGCGGAGCTGTGCAGCGTGAGCCAGCCGACCCTCTCCACCCAGATCCGCAAGCTGGAGGAGGAACTGGGCGTCGCGCTCATCGAGCGCACGCCGAGGAAAGCCATGCTCACCCCCGCTGGCCGCGATGCGGTGGAGCGGGCGCGGCGCATCCTCACCGAGGTGGACCAGCTGAAGGAGGCGGCCCGCCGCAGCCGCCATGCCGAGGGCGGGGCACTGAAGTTGGGCGTGTTTCCCACCCTCGGGCCGTATCTATTGCCCCACGTCGTGCCGCTCATCCGCCAGCGGTTTCCCGAGCTGGAACTGTTGCTGTTCGAGGAGAAGAGCGCCAATCTCATCCAGCGGCTGAACGTCGGCACGCTGGACGCGGCCTTTCTCGCGCTGCCGGTGCACGACACCCATTTCCACAGCGAGTTCCTGTTCGAGGAGCCCTTCCTCCTCGCCGTGCCCGGCAGCCACAGCCTCGCCCGGCGCGATACGCTGGAGGTGGCGGAGCTGGCTGGGCAGAATCTGATGCTGCTGGAGGAGGGGCACTGCCTGCGCGACCAGGCGCTGGACGTGTGCCACCAGACCGGCGCGCGGGAGAAATCCGAATTCCGCGCCACCAGCCTCGAAACCCTGCGCCAGATGGTGGCGGCGGGTGTCGGCATCACCCTCCTGCCCATGCTGGCGACGCGACACCCGGTGCCGCCGGCGCAGAACATCCACCTGCTGGCGTTTACCGATTCCCGCCCCAGCCGGCAGATCGCGCTGCTCTGGCGCAAGACCTCGGCGCTGGGGCAATTGCTGCATCAGGTGGCCGACATCTGCCGCGGTCTGCCGGACGAGCTGCTGGCCGCGCGCCACTGA
- the ahpF gene encoding alkyl hydroperoxide reductase subunit F produces the protein MLDSAMKTQLKAYLERLVRPVEITAAVDGGPKSQEMSALLADIAELSDKITVREHQEPGARVPSFSLSSPGHDISLTFAGLPMGHEFTSLVLALLQVGGYPPKVEEAVIEQVKALDGDFVFETYFSQSCQNCPDVVQALNLMAVLNPRVKHVAVDGALFQSEVDARQVMSVPTVYLNGEVFGQGRMGIEEIVAKLDTGAAARDARRMGEMNRFDVLVVGGGPAGATAAIYAARKGIRTGVAAERFGGQVLDTMAIENFISVPYTEGPKLAAALEQHVREHEVEIMNLQRAVKLVPGKDVVEVEFANGASLRSRTVILATGARWRQMNVPGEDAYRNKGVAYCPHCDGPLFKGKRVAVVGGGNSGVEAAIDLAGIVAHVTLIEFDGQLRADDVLQRKLKSLPNVTILTSARTTEVLGDGQKVSGLTYENRSTGDIHKVELEGIFVQIGLLPNTEWLKGVVDLSPRGEIIVDAHGQTSVPGVFAAGDCTTVPYKQIVIALGEGAKASLAAFDHLIRSSAPAEDKEAAVRAA, from the coding sequence GTGCTCGATTCCGCCATGAAGACCCAGCTCAAGGCCTATCTGGAGCGTCTGGTCCGTCCCGTCGAAATCACCGCCGCGGTGGATGGCGGGCCGAAGTCGCAGGAAATGAGCGCGCTTCTCGCCGACATCGCCGAGCTTTCCGACAAGATTACCGTGCGGGAGCACCAGGAGCCGGGCGCGCGCGTGCCGTCCTTCTCCCTGTCGAGCCCCGGCCACGACATTTCCCTCACCTTCGCCGGCCTGCCCATGGGGCACGAATTCACCTCCCTCGTGCTGGCGCTGCTGCAGGTGGGCGGCTATCCGCCCAAGGTGGAGGAGGCGGTCATCGAGCAGGTGAAGGCGCTGGACGGCGACTTCGTGTTCGAGACCTATTTCTCCCAGTCCTGCCAGAACTGCCCGGACGTGGTGCAGGCGCTGAACCTGATGGCGGTGCTGAACCCGCGGGTGAAGCATGTCGCCGTCGACGGCGCGCTGTTCCAGAGCGAGGTGGATGCGCGGCAGGTGATGAGCGTGCCCACCGTCTATCTCAACGGCGAAGTCTTCGGCCAGGGCCGCATGGGCATCGAGGAGATCGTCGCCAAGCTCGACACCGGCGCCGCCGCCCGCGACGCCAGGCGCATGGGCGAGATGAACCGCTTCGACGTGCTGGTGGTGGGCGGTGGCCCGGCCGGCGCCACGGCGGCCATCTATGCCGCCCGCAAGGGCATCCGCACCGGCGTCGCCGCCGAGCGCTTCGGCGGGCAGGTGCTGGACACCATGGCCATCGAGAATTTCATCTCCGTCCCCTACACCGAGGGGCCGAAGCTCGCCGCCGCGCTGGAGCAGCACGTGCGCGAGCATGAGGTGGAGATCATGAACCTCCAGCGTGCCGTGAAGCTCGTGCCCGGCAAGGACGTGGTGGAGGTGGAGTTCGCCAATGGCGCCAGCCTGCGCTCGCGCACCGTCATCCTCGCCACCGGCGCCCGCTGGCGGCAGATGAACGTGCCCGGCGAGGATGCCTATCGCAACAAGGGCGTGGCCTACTGCCCCCATTGCGACGGCCCGCTGTTCAAGGGCAAGCGCGTGGCGGTGGTCGGCGGCGGCAATTCCGGCGTGGAAGCGGCCATCGACCTCGCCGGCATCGTCGCCCATGTCACGCTGATCGAGTTTGACGGCCAGCTGCGCGCCGACGACGTGCTGCAGCGCAAGCTGAAGAGCCTTCCCAACGTCACCATCCTCACCTCCGCCCGCACGACGGAAGTGCTCGGTGATGGGCAGAAGGTCTCGGGCCTCACCTATGAGAACCGCAGCACCGGCGACATCCACAAGGTGGAGCTGGAAGGGATCTTCGTGCAGATCGGCCTCCTGCCCAACACCGAATGGCTGAAGGGCGTGGTCGATCTCTCCCCGCGCGGCGAGATCATCGTGGACGCCCACGGCCAGACCTCGGTCCCCGGCGTGTTCGCGGCCGGCGACTGCACCACCGTGCCCTACAAGCAGATCGTGATCGCGCTGGGCGAAGGGGCGAAGGCCTCGCTCGCCGCGTTCGATCACCTGATCCGCTCAAGCGCTCCCGCCGAGGACAAGGAGGCGGCCGTTAGGGCAGCCTGA
- the ahpC gene encoding alkyl hydroperoxide reductase subunit C, producing MSLVNTKIKPFTTQAFKDGKFIQVSDTDLAGKWAVFFFYPADFTFVCPTELGDLADHYGEFQKLGVEIYSVSTDTHFTHKAWHDSSETIGKVKYTMLGDPAGVITNNFGVMREGQGLADRGTFVVDPNGIIQAVEVTAEGIGRDAADLLRKIKAAQYVAAHPGEVCPAKWQEGEKTLAPSLDLVGKI from the coding sequence ATGTCGCTCGTCAATACTAAGATCAAGCCTTTCACGACGCAGGCTTTCAAGGATGGCAAGTTCATCCAGGTTTCGGACACCGACCTTGCCGGCAAGTGGGCCGTTTTCTTCTTCTACCCTGCCGACTTCACCTTCGTCTGCCCGACCGAGCTGGGCGATCTGGCCGATCACTACGGTGAGTTCCAGAAGCTCGGCGTCGAGATCTACTCGGTCTCCACCGACACCCACTTCACCCACAAGGCGTGGCACGATTCCTCCGAGACCATCGGCAAGGTGAAGTACACCATGCTCGGCGACCCGGCGGGCGTGATCACCAACAACTTCGGCGTGATGCGCGAAGGCCAGGGCCTCGCCGACCGCGGCACCTTCGTGGTGGACCCGAACGGCATCATCCAGGCCGTGGAAGTCACCGCCGAGGGCATCGGCCGTGACGCCGCCGACCTGTTGCGGAAGATCAAGGCCGCCCAGTACGTCGCCGCCCATCCTGGCGAGGTCTGCCCTGCCAAGTGGCAGGAAGGCGAGAAGACGCTGGCGCCCTCCCTCGATCTCGTCGGCAAGATCTGA
- a CDS encoding MarR family winged helix-turn-helix transcriptional regulator: MQVRRPVRRSRANTPYVLDDQVGFILRQVGQRHAAIFAARIGDDLTMTQWAALAKLTETGPCSQNLLGRLTAMDAATIKGVVDRLVRRGFVVTRPDTEDGRLLVVVLTPAGEEAVARASVNAFAITEETLAPLDAAERAMLLKLLDRIR; encoded by the coding sequence ATGCAGGTGCGCCGCCCGGTGCGGCGTTCACGGGCGAATACGCCCTATGTGCTGGACGATCAGGTCGGCTTCATCCTTCGGCAGGTCGGCCAGCGCCATGCCGCCATCTTCGCGGCCCGCATCGGCGACGATTTGACCATGACCCAGTGGGCTGCGCTGGCGAAGCTCACCGAGACCGGCCCGTGCTCGCAGAACCTGCTGGGGCGCCTGACGGCCATGGATGCCGCGACCATCAAGGGCGTCGTGGACCGCCTCGTGCGGCGCGGCTTCGTGGTGACGCGGCCCGATACGGAGGATGGCCGCCTGCTCGTGGTGGTGCTCACCCCGGCCGGTGAGGAGGCCGTCGCACGCGCCAGCGTGAACGCCTTCGCCATCACCGAGGAGACGCTGGCGCCGCTCGATGCCGCCGAGCGCGCCATGCTGCTGAAGCTGCTGGACCGGATTCGGTAG
- a CDS encoding ABC transporter ATP-binding protein encodes MKLQVSNLNSHYGPAHILYDVGLEIGAGEVVALLGRNGAGKSTTFRSIVGLVPQRAGTVMFDGADVSRLPTYEIVRRGLGYVPEDRRIFSHLTVEENFEVGRQAPRPGVATWTPDMLYKLFPNLGEMKKRPGGQMSGGEQQMLTIGRTLMGNPSLVLLDEPSEGLAPKIVEQMADAILAMKREGLSVVISEQNLHFAKLISDRAYIIEKGRIRFSGTIADLEANPEIRDAYLAV; translated from the coding sequence ATGAAACTACAGGTTTCGAACCTCAACAGCCACTACGGCCCCGCCCACATCCTCTACGACGTGGGCCTCGAGATCGGCGCCGGCGAGGTGGTGGCGCTGCTCGGCCGCAACGGGGCGGGCAAGAGCACGACCTTCCGCTCCATCGTCGGCCTCGTGCCCCAGCGCGCCGGCACGGTGATGTTCGACGGCGCCGATGTCTCGCGCCTGCCGACCTATGAGATCGTGCGGCGGGGCCTCGGCTATGTGCCGGAGGACCGGCGCATCTTCAGCCATCTGACGGTGGAGGAGAATTTCGAGGTGGGCCGGCAGGCGCCGCGCCCGGGCGTCGCCACCTGGACGCCGGACATGCTCTACAAGCTCTTTCCCAACCTCGGCGAGATGAAGAAGCGCCCCGGCGGGCAGATGAGCGGCGGCGAGCAGCAGATGCTCACCATCGGCCGCACCCTGATGGGGAACCCCTCCCTCGTGCTGCTGGACGAGCCCTCGGAAGGACTCGCGCCCAAGATCGTGGAGCAGATGGCGGACGCCATCCTGGCCATGAAGCGGGAAGGGCTCTCGGTGGTCATCTCCGAGCAGAATCTGCACTTCGCCAAGCTGATCTCGGATCGCGCCTACATCATCGAGAAGGGGCGCATCCGCTTTTCCGGCACCATCGCGGATCTGGAAGCCAATCCGGAAATCCGCGACGCCTATCTGGCGGTCTGA
- a CDS encoding ABC transporter ATP-binding protein codes for MSPLLEVKDLMKSYGGVHAVRGVSFTVEAGQMLALIGPNGAGKSTCFNMLNGQIPPDAGTVRIEGKDIKGLPPRAVWRLGVGRTFQITATFASMTVRENVQVALLSFHGLISRVFGFAGAACRAEADALLALVGLTTQAERPCGELAYGDLKRLELAVALANQPRLLLMDEPTAGMAPRERVELMRLTAEIARAKGIGVLFTEHDMDVVFEHADEVMVLNRGQLIARGTPAEVRRDPQVRAIYLGEGLLYDARHREGTAA; via the coding sequence ATGAGCCCGCTGCTCGAAGTCAAAGACCTGATGAAGTCCTATGGCGGCGTCCATGCCGTGCGGGGCGTGTCCTTCACGGTGGAGGCGGGGCAGATGCTCGCCCTCATCGGCCCCAACGGCGCCGGCAAGAGCACCTGCTTCAACATGCTGAACGGGCAGATCCCGCCCGATGCCGGCACGGTGCGCATCGAGGGCAAGGACATCAAGGGCCTGCCGCCGCGCGCCGTGTGGCGGCTCGGCGTCGGCCGCACCTTCCAGATCACCGCCACCTTCGCCTCCATGACAGTGCGCGAGAATGTGCAGGTGGCGCTGCTCTCCTTCCACGGGCTCATTTCCCGCGTGTTCGGCTTTGCCGGCGCGGCCTGCCGGGCGGAGGCGGATGCGCTGCTCGCCCTCGTCGGCCTCACCACCCAGGCGGAGCGCCCGTGCGGGGAACTGGCCTATGGCGACCTCAAGCGGCTGGAACTGGCGGTGGCGCTGGCCAACCAGCCGCGCCTCCTGCTGATGGACGAGCCCACCGCCGGCATGGCCCCGCGCGAGCGGGTGGAACTGATGCGTCTCACCGCGGAGATCGCCCGCGCCAAGGGTATCGGCGTGCTCTTCACCGAGCACGACATGGACGTGGTGTTCGAGCACGCCGACGAAGTGATGGTGCTGAACCGCGGCCAGCTCATCGCCCGTGGCACCCCGGCCGAGGTGCGGCGCGACCCGCAGGTGCGCGCCATCTATCTCGGCGAAGGGCTGCTCTACGACGCACGGCACCGCGAGGGGACTGCGGCATGA